In Sphingobacterium thalpophilum, a genomic segment contains:
- a CDS encoding dihydroorotase — MSSILIKSAQLVNEGKVEVADVYISNGRIEMIAQEINHPADQEINAEGLHLLPGLIDDQVHFREPGLTYKADIWHESRAAVAGGTTSFMEMPNTVPNTLTQQLLQDKYDIAAKNALANYSFFMGAANDNLGEVLKTNPRNVCGIKVFMGSSTGNMLVDNEKALEGIFANAPTLVATHCEDEATIKANLALFKEKYGEDGLKIEMHPLIRSEEACYLSSSKAVELAKKHNTRLHILHISTAKEIALFTNDIPLKDKKITAEACIHHLWFSDQDYASKGNFIKWNPAVKTANDRDQILKAVLDGHIDVIATDHAPHTIEEKSQPYVSAPSGGPLVQHALQTLLDMVKAGKMTLEQLVQKSAHNTATLFQIEDRGYIREGYWADLVLVDLNKPYTVSKANILSKCGWSPFEGHTFSSTIEHTLVSGKLAFSNGQLIEKGAGERLLFNR; from the coding sequence ATGTCATCTATTCTTATAAAATCTGCGCAACTTGTCAATGAAGGTAAAGTTGAGGTTGCTGACGTATATATCAGCAATGGTCGAATCGAAATGATTGCTCAGGAAATTAATCATCCTGCTGATCAGGAAATAAATGCTGAGGGGCTACACTTGCTTCCAGGACTTATTGATGACCAGGTTCACTTTAGAGAACCCGGTTTAACCTATAAAGCGGATATATGGCATGAGAGCCGTGCCGCAGTTGCCGGTGGGACAACCTCCTTTATGGAAATGCCTAACACTGTTCCTAATACGTTGACCCAGCAATTGCTTCAAGATAAATATGATATTGCGGCAAAAAATGCGCTAGCCAATTATTCATTCTTTATGGGGGCAGCAAATGATAATCTTGGGGAGGTACTTAAAACTAATCCAAGAAATGTCTGTGGGATAAAAGTTTTTATGGGCTCCTCTACTGGCAATATGTTGGTTGATAATGAAAAAGCGTTGGAAGGTATCTTTGCGAATGCTCCGACTTTGGTGGCTACGCATTGTGAAGATGAGGCAACGATAAAGGCGAATCTGGCCCTATTTAAGGAAAAATATGGTGAGGATGGATTAAAAATTGAGATGCATCCCTTGATTCGTTCTGAGGAAGCTTGCTATTTATCCTCGTCAAAAGCTGTCGAACTGGCAAAAAAGCACAATACACGCTTGCATATCCTTCATATCTCAACCGCCAAAGAAATTGCATTATTTACTAATGATATTCCACTAAAGGATAAAAAAATAACGGCTGAAGCCTGTATTCATCACCTTTGGTTTTCTGATCAGGATTATGCCTCAAAAGGTAATTTTATAAAATGGAACCCAGCGGTAAAAACTGCCAATGATCGCGATCAGATTTTAAAAGCTGTTCTGGATGGACATATCGATGTGATAGCGACAGATCACGCTCCGCATACAATTGAGGAAAAATCTCAGCCCTATGTTTCAGCACCAAGCGGAGGACCACTTGTACAGCATGCGTTGCAAACCTTGTTAGATATGGTCAAAGCAGGAAAAATGACCCTAGAACAATTAGTGCAAAAATCTGCGCACAATACGGCTACATTGTTTCAAATCGAAGATAGAGGATACATTCGTGAGGGATATTGGGCGGATCTTGTGTTGGTCGATCTGAATAAACCTTATACGGTATCGAAAGCGAATATCCTGTCGAAATGCGGCTGGTCGCCATTTGAGGGACACACGTTTAGTTCAACGATTGAACATACTCTCGTATCAGGTAAACTTGCTTTCTCCAATGGACAACTTATTGAAAAAGGTGCTGGTGAACGTCTGTTGTTTAACCGATAG
- a CDS encoding M14 family zinc carboxypeptidase yields MKLVKVDFIKAFSLYEEKALMHRRFKHADILPLLENIRSTGRFAVSEIGKSTEDRSIFRLQYGQGPIKILLWSQMHGDEPTATMALFDLFNFFNGKDDGLDAFRDHIASKVTLYFIPMLNPDGTERFQRRTAMDVDMNRDARATATVEGALLKAQAMLLKPDFAFNLHNQNNYYNIPGTNMPVTISLLAPAYDYARSINETRGDAMRVIVGINKVLQEFVPKAVARYDDEHTPRGFGDNFQKWGARTILIESGAYVGDTEKMMVRKCNFVALLKAFEEIADQSFKQHSVTDYDTIPFNDEKLHDVLLRNLTIERSGKPLLVDVAIRHNEKTIGSDYYVEGIVEDIGDLQDFYGYVDIDVAGTEFAPAKMYMEPFASLTDLDDTIVMGLLEKGYAAVIIENVIPGEFLHNLPIRVLTKKAIEFSQQLALGAQADFFLRKEGKNIYALVNGYAIDLKKTMQQQYKNQIS; encoded by the coding sequence ATGAAATTAGTAAAAGTTGATTTCATCAAAGCCTTTTCTTTATATGAAGAAAAGGCTTTGATGCATAGAAGATTTAAACATGCTGATATTTTACCATTATTAGAAAATATCAGGAGCACTGGACGTTTTGCTGTATCGGAAATTGGGAAGTCCACTGAAGATCGTTCGATCTTTCGACTACAATACGGACAAGGGCCAATCAAGATACTTTTATGGTCACAAATGCATGGTGATGAACCTACGGCGACAATGGCCTTGTTTGATCTATTTAATTTTTTCAACGGAAAAGATGATGGTTTAGATGCCTTTAGAGATCACATAGCATCAAAAGTGACCTTGTATTTTATTCCGATGCTAAATCCTGATGGAACCGAACGGTTTCAGCGTAGGACAGCCATGGATGTGGATATGAACAGAGATGCAAGGGCAACAGCAACAGTGGAAGGGGCCTTATTGAAGGCGCAAGCCATGTTGCTAAAACCTGATTTTGCTTTTAACCTGCATAACCAAAACAATTACTACAACATTCCTGGAACAAATATGCCAGTGACAATTTCCCTATTGGCACCTGCCTATGACTATGCGCGGAGTATCAATGAAACTCGGGGAGATGCGATGCGGGTGATTGTCGGAATAAATAAAGTCCTTCAGGAATTTGTTCCAAAGGCGGTTGCAAGGTATGACGATGAGCATACACCGCGCGGTTTCGGTGATAATTTTCAAAAATGGGGCGCCAGGACGATTTTAATTGAATCAGGAGCTTATGTTGGTGATACCGAAAAAATGATGGTCCGAAAATGTAATTTCGTGGCTTTGTTAAAAGCATTTGAGGAAATTGCTGATCAATCCTTTAAACAGCATTCGGTTACCGATTATGATACAATTCCCTTCAATGATGAAAAGCTCCATGATGTGTTGCTGAGAAATTTGACCATCGAGCGGAGTGGTAAACCATTGCTTGTCGATGTTGCCATTCGGCATAATGAAAAGACGATAGGCTCTGACTACTACGTAGAGGGTATTGTTGAAGATATTGGCGATTTGCAGGATTTTTATGGTTATGTAGATATTGATGTTGCAGGAACGGAGTTTGCTCCAGCCAAGATGTATATGGAGCCATTTGCTTCCCTGACCGATTTAGATGATACCATCGTGATGGGATTACTTGAAAAAGGCTATGCCGCTGTTATTATTGAAAATGTGATCCCGGGAGAATTTTTGCATAACCTTCCAATTCGTGTATTAACTAAAAAAGCTATAGAATTTTCACAACAATTAGCTCTCGGAGCTCAAGCGGATTTTTTTCTTCGTAAAGAAGGCAAGAACATTTACGCCTTAGTTAATGGTTATGCGATCGATTTGAAAAAAACAATGCAACAGCAGTATAAAAATCAGATAAGTTAG
- a CDS encoding dipeptide epimerase, translated as MSNQSEWISKDFGTFKLRFRPYTLTLRHVFTVASFSRSTTPVVLTELEYDGIVGYGEASMPPYLGESQESVLSFLNQIDLTGFNSPFQTEEILHYIDQLALKNTAAKAAIDIALHDILGKIMNQPYYKIWGLNPDLIPPTSYTIGIDTEEMIRKKVAEADQFKILKVKLGLDTDKMIIDTIRQVTDRPLCADVNQGWKTREEALEMAHWLAERNVSFLEQPMPKEQIDDNAWLTEHSPIPTIADEGCQRLVDVPALKGVYSGINIKLMKCTGMREAKRMAELARSLEMKVMIGCMTETSCAISAAAQLAPLTDWADLDGALLIGNDIYDGMTVVNGNCLLPDRPGIGILRK; from the coding sequence ATGAGCAATCAATCTGAATGGATTAGTAAAGATTTTGGAACCTTTAAATTGAGGTTTAGACCTTACACGCTAACTTTGCGCCATGTCTTCACTGTAGCTTCATTTAGTCGAAGCACAACACCGGTTGTATTGACCGAACTAGAGTATGACGGCATTGTCGGTTATGGTGAAGCGAGTATGCCACCCTATCTAGGCGAATCGCAGGAAAGTGTCTTATCATTCCTTAATCAGATCGATCTGACAGGCTTCAACTCTCCTTTTCAAACTGAGGAGATTCTCCATTATATCGATCAGCTTGCATTGAAAAATACCGCAGCAAAAGCCGCTATTGATATTGCATTACATGATATATTAGGGAAGATAATGAATCAACCTTATTATAAAATATGGGGATTAAATCCGGATCTTATCCCTCCGACATCCTATACTATTGGGATTGATACGGAAGAAATGATCCGTAAAAAGGTAGCGGAAGCGGATCAATTTAAAATTTTGAAAGTAAAGCTGGGTCTCGATACGGATAAAATGATCATCGATACTATCCGTCAGGTTACCGATCGACCATTGTGTGCCGATGTCAATCAAGGTTGGAAAACACGTGAAGAGGCTCTCGAAATGGCACATTGGCTTGCAGAAAGAAATGTTTCTTTCTTGGAACAGCCAATGCCTAAGGAGCAGATAGACGACAATGCATGGCTTACTGAGCATAGCCCTATCCCAACTATTGCCGACGAAGGATGTCAACGTCTTGTGGATGTCCCCGCATTAAAGGGTGTGTATTCGGGTATCAACATCAAATTGATGAAATGTACTGGCATGCGGGAGGCCAAACGTATGGCTGAGCTTGCGCGTTCTCTGGAAATGAAAGTTATGATCGGTTGCATGACCGAAACATCCTGTGCAATCAGTGCAGCAGCACAACTCGCTCCCCTAACAGACTGGGCTGATTTAGATGGTGCTTTATTGATCGGAAATGACATTTATGACGGTATGACCGTTGTCAATGGCAATTGCCTTCTTCCCGACCGTCCTGGAATTGGAATTTTAAGGAAATAA
- a CDS encoding TonB-dependent receptor has protein sequence MKQHVLTTLCLIACSSMQSLYAQQIQIAGKITDSNGKPISGVTINVKGANQGTSTNENGLFTLNANTNAILSISAVGYSPQEIQVNGRKTISISLSSDEQALDEVIVIAYGTTKKSTYTGSAAQVKSDAIDKQPVTSFEKALTGRVAGLQMSNGSGQAGATSAIRIRGIGSMNASNEPLYVIDGVPVISGSVGQMGDYIVNTNNVMSTLNPSDIESISVLKDAAASSLYGSRAANGVIIITTKKGKNGDPKINVKSSIGISPSWATKNNEPASVQDQINMLYSVLYDSRIAAGQTAEQANKNTLFRLNSLDWNPNSANYGKPTSSYGFGIHGYQFSTDGTSQWENVHISGKTDGVENRDGQYYDWNKALFRTGIFNSNDISVSGATEKTNYYASLGYTQDKSRIIENNFDRINGRINLTQKIGKYLEFGSNVNYAKNKLIGMNDTRNTGTNYLYQASNLLWQMYWPTDYKTGNEYTARYGSLAYNPLYYNKEWENSSKTSKLSAIESLSLKLLPELTLKTIFSYDRTEVKDHIYYSAKHYNGMADNGRVTEVSTSIEKLVSSTTANYNKSLGLHNIGLLAGFEAEKNTTDFIRATGKDLPSSSLHTVATAGILDASAYSWGNNMMSVLSRAEYNYDERYFASASFRRDGSSRLAPGPRWGNFWSLAASWNLAKESFIKQIEEINNLRIRGSYGVNGTLPTDLFAWRNLTSYSNKYMTQPGGGLNNLGNPDVAWEKNYSTNIALEFGLFHNKLFGTIEYFNRDSKDLLQNVPISTITGFGSILRNVGEMNNKGIEIELGSDIIKNENWKWTLSANAAIIRSKITKLYGGRDIVWYDPTGGDDRARFIYREGESSLSFFGLEWAGTDQTNGRNVWYTNDGTDGDFIFNGKAASYDYKKAKQTIIGNANPKLYGGINSDIDYKNFSLGLNFAYKIGGKLYDATSKDVADDGYYWERIHAAYFTENSWSPSNTDGTYPMVTGRDLEDVNQISSRPLFDASYLRLKNISLSYRLPNDFLKRAGISNARVFFNGSNLLTVSKYKYMDPEVNQFGTRGWETPLAKTYTFGVEFSF, from the coding sequence ATGAAACAACATGTGCTCACAACGTTGTGTCTCATAGCCTGTAGTTCGATGCAGTCTTTATATGCGCAACAGATCCAAATTGCTGGTAAAATAACAGACAGCAACGGAAAACCAATTAGCGGAGTTACAATTAATGTAAAAGGCGCTAACCAAGGAACCTCAACAAACGAAAATGGCCTGTTTACGCTAAACGCAAACACCAACGCGATATTAAGTATCTCTGCAGTAGGTTATAGTCCACAAGAAATTCAGGTCAATGGCCGAAAAACCATTAGTATTTCACTCAGCAGTGATGAACAGGCATTGGACGAAGTCATTGTCATTGCCTACGGAACGACTAAAAAGAGTACCTATACAGGTTCGGCAGCACAAGTAAAATCAGATGCCATTGATAAACAACCTGTCACTTCTTTTGAAAAAGCTCTTACTGGCCGTGTTGCAGGTCTGCAAATGTCAAATGGATCTGGTCAGGCAGGTGCAACTTCAGCTATACGCATTCGAGGCATAGGCTCCATGAACGCGTCGAACGAGCCACTCTATGTCATTGACGGTGTTCCAGTCATTTCGGGTAGTGTCGGACAGATGGGCGACTATATTGTCAATACGAACAACGTCATGAGCACATTAAATCCCAGCGATATCGAATCTATTTCTGTGCTTAAGGATGCTGCCGCTTCTTCCCTTTATGGTTCCCGCGCGGCAAACGGTGTCATCATCATCACCACAAAAAAGGGGAAAAACGGAGATCCAAAGATCAATGTCAAGTCCTCTATCGGCATTAGTCCTTCCTGGGCAACCAAAAATAATGAACCTGCTTCGGTACAGGATCAAATCAATATGCTCTATAGTGTTTTATACGACTCTAGAATAGCAGCTGGTCAAACGGCTGAACAGGCGAATAAAAACACCTTATTCCGCTTAAATTCTTTGGACTGGAATCCAAATTCGGCAAATTACGGTAAACCAACTTCTTCTTATGGTTTTGGTATTCATGGCTATCAATTCAGCACGGATGGAACCTCACAATGGGAAAATGTACATATCTCAGGAAAAACAGATGGTGTAGAGAATCGAGATGGTCAATATTATGACTGGAACAAAGCATTGTTTAGAACCGGGATATTCAACAGCAACGATATCTCGGTAAGCGGAGCAACAGAAAAAACCAATTACTATGCGTCTTTAGGATACACGCAAGACAAAAGCAGGATTATTGAGAATAACTTCGACAGAATCAATGGTCGGATTAATTTAACGCAAAAGATTGGGAAATATCTCGAATTTGGTTCAAACGTCAACTACGCTAAAAACAAGCTTATTGGGATGAATGACACCAGGAATACAGGAACAAATTACCTGTATCAAGCGAGTAATTTATTATGGCAGATGTATTGGCCAACTGATTATAAAACAGGTAACGAATATACAGCACGTTATGGTAGTCTCGCTTATAATCCGTTGTATTACAACAAGGAATGGGAAAACTCTTCGAAAACAAGTAAATTATCAGCTATAGAATCTTTATCATTAAAGCTGTTACCTGAACTTACATTGAAGACCATTTTCTCCTATGACAGAACCGAGGTCAAAGATCACATCTATTATAGCGCTAAACATTATAACGGTATGGCAGACAATGGCCGGGTCACAGAGGTGTCTACGTCCATTGAAAAATTGGTATCATCCACAACCGCCAATTACAACAAAAGCCTTGGCTTGCATAATATTGGGTTATTAGCTGGTTTCGAAGCTGAAAAAAACACGACTGATTTTATCCGTGCTACAGGTAAAGATTTACCATCCTCATCACTTCATACAGTCGCCACTGCAGGTATATTGGATGCGTCGGCCTATTCTTGGGGCAATAATATGATGTCTGTACTATCGCGGGCGGAATATAACTACGATGAACGCTATTTTGCCTCGGCATCATTTAGAAGGGACGGTTCATCCCGCTTGGCACCAGGTCCTCGTTGGGGCAACTTTTGGTCTTTAGCTGCTTCCTGGAATTTGGCCAAGGAATCTTTTATTAAACAGATCGAGGAAATCAATAACCTAAGAATTAGAGGTTCCTATGGGGTAAATGGAACATTACCTACGGATCTTTTTGCTTGGCGCAATTTAACAAGTTATTCCAACAAATATATGACGCAGCCAGGTGGTGGGCTAAATAATTTAGGCAATCCGGATGTAGCTTGGGAGAAAAATTACTCCACAAACATCGCTTTGGAATTTGGTCTGTTCCACAATAAACTATTCGGTACAATTGAATATTTTAACAGAGACTCCAAGGATCTTTTACAGAATGTTCCGATCTCGACAATTACCGGTTTCGGCTCCATATTGCGAAATGTTGGCGAAATGAACAATAAAGGTATAGAGATTGAATTAGGTTCAGATATCATTAAAAATGAAAATTGGAAATGGACATTAAGTGCAAATGCCGCAATCATCAGATCCAAGATTACAAAATTATATGGTGGACGAGATATCGTCTGGTATGATCCCACTGGTGGAGACGATAGAGCTCGATTTATTTATCGCGAAGGAGAATCGTCTTTATCATTCTTTGGTTTAGAATGGGCAGGTACAGATCAAACCAATGGCAGAAACGTCTGGTACACAAACGATGGCACTGATGGCGATTTTATCTTTAACGGAAAAGCGGCAAGTTATGATTACAAAAAAGCTAAACAAACCATCATCGGAAATGCTAATCCTAAACTATATGGCGGTATAAATTCTGACATCGATTATAAAAACTTTTCATTGGGATTGAACTTTGCTTATAAAATTGGCGGCAAACTTTATGATGCTACATCCAAAGATGTTGCCGATGACGGCTATTATTGGGAACGAATTCATGCCGCTTATTTTACAGAAAATAGCTGGTCACCTTCAAATACGGATGGAACTTACCCAATGGTTACCGGAAGAGATCTGGAAGATGTGAACCAGATCAGCAGTAGACCACTGTTTGACGCGTCATATCTTAGATTAAAAAACATTTCGTTGAGCTATAGATTACCAAATGATTTTTTAAAACGAGCTGGTATCTCCAATGCAAGGGTATTTTTCAATGGAAGCAATTTGTTGACCGTTTCGAAATACAAGTATATGGATCCGGAAGTTAACCAATTTGGTACGCGGGGCTGGGAAACACCATTGGCAAAAACGTACACTTTCGGTGTTGAATTTAGTTTTTAA
- a CDS encoding LD-carboxypeptidase, whose product MEKRAFLKSIALSLLSIPVLGMGQPTGDRDELYGQAALLATRLKLGDTIGLITPAGVLDDEESISIAREIFETLGFKVKEGKHIRSRYGNLAGTDLERIADIHDMFADKTVKAIVCIRGGSGTSRLLDRLDYRLIANNPKILLGYSDITALILALYAKTGLITFHGAVGISTWTKKLAEAFNAQFVANQPAIFENPKSKGDSIVQTKDRIATIHPGIVDGVLLGGNMTVLTGLCGSPYLPDFKDKILFLEEVDEDMERVDRMFCQLKNTGVLGAIKGFIFGKCTNCKPSGGYGSVTLDQLFNDYIKPLKIPAYTGAVVGHIAEQFILPVGAKVRVDASQGTIALMEPALKD is encoded by the coding sequence ATGGAAAAAAGAGCCTTTCTAAAATCGATTGCTTTAAGCTTGTTGTCTATTCCTGTACTTGGAATGGGGCAGCCAACCGGAGATAGAGACGAATTGTACGGTCAGGCTGCTTTGCTTGCAACGAGGTTAAAATTGGGGGATACCATAGGTTTAATAACGCCTGCTGGTGTATTGGATGATGAAGAGTCGATTAGCATTGCACGTGAGATATTTGAGACACTGGGTTTTAAAGTAAAAGAAGGTAAACATATACGCAGCCGCTACGGTAATTTGGCCGGTACAGATCTGGAGCGTATAGCAGACATTCATGATATGTTTGCAGACAAGACCGTCAAAGCGATTGTTTGCATCAGAGGAGGTTCGGGTACATCACGTCTTTTAGATCGATTAGATTACAGACTGATCGCCAATAACCCCAAAATTTTATTGGGATATTCAGATATAACAGCATTAATTTTGGCATTATATGCCAAGACAGGACTTATAACGTTTCATGGTGCAGTGGGTATCAGTACCTGGACTAAGAAACTTGCAGAGGCTTTCAATGCTCAGTTTGTAGCCAATCAGCCAGCAATATTTGAAAACCCCAAGTCTAAAGGTGATAGCATTGTACAGACCAAAGACCGAATTGCCACAATTCATCCGGGTATAGTAGATGGGGTATTGCTTGGTGGAAATATGACCGTGTTGACCGGCTTATGTGGTTCACCTTATCTGCCAGATTTTAAAGATAAAATTCTTTTTCTCGAAGAGGTCGACGAAGATATGGAGCGTGTTGACCGTATGTTCTGTCAATTGAAAAATACTGGTGTACTGGGTGCGATTAAGGGTTTTATTTTTGGCAAGTGCACCAATTGTAAACCATCTGGTGGCTATGGATCCGTAACACTTGACCAATTGTTCAATGATTATATCAAACCGTTAAAAATACCCGCTTATACAGGGGCTGTCGTTGGGCATATTGCCGAACAGTTTATTTTGCCCGTAGGAGCAAAAGTCCGTGTAGATGCTTCGCAAGGAACGATTGCTTTAATGGAGCCTGCATTAAAAGATTAA
- a CDS encoding response regulator transcription factor — MSSSKQKILIVDDEKDILDLIAFNLNREGYQVSTAQNGEEAINVAKQVNPDLIILDVMMPKMDGIEACRIMRAMPEFKSTFMVFLTARSEEYSEIAGFHVGADDYIAKPIKPRALMSRINAILRRNASEESDASVQDKIEIADLVIDRDSFLVYKGEQKIVLAKKEFELLYLLASKPNKVFTREQILKSIWEDSVVVTNRTIDVHIRKLREKIGDDYVTTVKGVGYKFDKE, encoded by the coding sequence ATGAGTTCTTCGAAACAAAAGATTTTAATTGTTGATGACGAAAAGGATATCTTGGATTTAATTGCATTCAACTTAAATCGTGAAGGTTATCAGGTCTCTACAGCGCAAAATGGGGAAGAGGCAATCAACGTTGCTAAACAAGTAAATCCTGATCTTATCATCTTGGATGTGATGATGCCAAAGATGGATGGAATTGAAGCTTGTCGTATCATGCGCGCAATGCCTGAATTCAAAAGTACGTTCATGGTATTTTTGACTGCTAGAAGCGAAGAGTATTCGGAGATCGCAGGATTTCATGTCGGTGCAGACGATTATATTGCAAAGCCAATTAAGCCGCGTGCTTTAATGAGCCGCATCAATGCTATCTTAAGAAGAAATGCTTCCGAAGAGTCAGATGCCTCTGTTCAGGATAAAATTGAAATTGCCGACTTGGTCATTGATCGAGATTCTTTCTTAGTTTACAAAGGGGAACAAAAGATTGTTCTTGCAAAGAAAGAGTTTGAGTTATTGTATTTATTGGCATCAAAACCGAACAAGGTGTTTACACGCGAACAGATCTTAAAGAGTATTTGGGAAGATTCTGTTGTGGTAACCAATCGTACAATTGACGTCCATATCCGTAAGCTGCGCGAAAAGATAGGTGACGACTATGTAACCACCGTAAAGGGCGTAGGATACAAATTCGATAAAGAATAA
- a CDS encoding RagB/SusD family nutrient uptake outer membrane protein: MKKLFIASCITISLAISSCSNFLDVTPTNMGDSNTSIQTAADAKVIMNGLMSKMANVAYYGRNFPLYADAKGGDFTIASQGRGYDYLYVFNHSASSNPYSSIWTQGFHTLVQINNLLTNIDKLIAAGSTENFNTYKGQALTARALINFDLVRLYGKPYNMEKSALGIPNVTKVLEYSAQEKRISVEENYKQIVQDLKDAESLLPKSKSDGYFNFFANKALQARVYLYMNDYDNSLKSAQEVIDSKVYTLYSNENWVKSWTGMFGTESILELGVYPNEADAGTSSLGAMFRRKGHGSTAILGNFIAADPFLAKLKKDETDVRWGVMAYDEVGTTHLGAVYKYSGSTTLAGDKNSTANSTAVNIKVIRLSEVYLIAAEAALLKSSPDKALAANYLNAIRQRSPKLDVATSGTITLDMIADERSKELLGEGHRFFDMMRWNKSITFDDDLGNISTTNRQKTIDRTFFKTILPISLDEMNANPAIANQQNTGY, encoded by the coding sequence ATGAAAAAGCTTTTTATTGCCTCGTGCATAACAATATCATTAGCAATCAGCTCATGTAGCAATTTTTTGGATGTCACACCGACCAATATGGGGGACTCCAATACCTCCATCCAAACTGCTGCTGACGCAAAGGTTATTATGAATGGATTAATGAGTAAAATGGCAAATGTCGCCTACTATGGACGAAATTTCCCGCTCTATGCTGATGCCAAAGGGGGTGACTTTACGATTGCATCCCAGGGCCGCGGTTATGACTATCTTTATGTATTTAATCATTCGGCCTCTTCTAATCCCTATTCAAGCATCTGGACACAAGGGTTTCATACACTCGTGCAGATCAATAATCTTTTGACAAATATCGATAAACTAATCGCTGCCGGCTCGACAGAAAATTTTAATACGTATAAAGGACAAGCATTGACCGCAAGAGCCCTCATCAATTTTGATCTTGTCAGGTTGTACGGAAAACCCTACAACATGGAAAAATCTGCCCTTGGTATCCCTAATGTAACGAAAGTACTCGAATATAGCGCGCAGGAAAAACGTATCTCCGTGGAGGAAAACTACAAACAAATAGTACAGGATCTAAAGGATGCAGAGAGCTTATTGCCAAAATCCAAATCGGATGGATATTTCAATTTTTTCGCCAATAAAGCACTGCAAGCTCGTGTGTATCTCTATATGAATGATTATGATAATTCGTTAAAATCAGCGCAGGAGGTCATAGACTCCAAAGTCTACACATTGTATAGCAATGAAAACTGGGTAAAATCCTGGACAGGTATGTTTGGAACTGAATCTATTCTAGAATTGGGTGTCTATCCGAATGAAGCTGACGCAGGGACTAGTTCACTGGGTGCGATGTTCCGCAGAAAAGGACATGGCAGTACAGCCATATTGGGAAACTTTATAGCCGCAGATCCATTCTTGGCCAAACTTAAGAAAGACGAGACAGATGTCAGATGGGGTGTTATGGCGTACGATGAAGTCGGCACCACCCATTTAGGAGCGGTCTATAAATATAGCGGTAGCACAACGCTTGCTGGCGATAAAAATTCAACAGCAAATAGTACCGCTGTCAATATTAAGGTCATCCGTTTGTCCGAAGTATATCTTATCGCTGCTGAAGCTGCTCTACTAAAATCATCTCCTGACAAGGCCCTTGCAGCAAATTACCTGAATGCAATACGCCAACGCTCTCCCAAATTAGATGTTGCGACCTCAGGCACGATTACTTTAGATATGATTGCCGATGAGAGAAGCAAAGAGCTCCTTGGAGAAGGTCACCGCTTCTTTGATATGATGCGCTGGAACAAATCGATAACTTTTGATGATGATTTAGGAAATATAAGCACAACAAATAGGCAAAAAACGATCGATAGAACCTTCTTTAAAACCATTCTTCCTATTTCACTGGATGAGATGAATGCAAACCCAGCTATAGCAAATCAACAGAATACCGGCTACTAG